The Caldibacillus debilis DSM 16016 genome includes a window with the following:
- a CDS encoding DUF2614 family zinc ribbon-containing protein has translation MKKKSSKINRVRSFAFRLVIAGILLMYIGLLLKDYPFLMVLFMLLGLLSVMGSTLVYLRIGLLSVQAEQVICPSCGKRTKMLGRVDLCMFCGEALTLDPELEGKEFDESYNKRRPKKAGKNASERELEKSET, from the coding sequence TTGAAGAAGAAAAGCAGCAAAATCAACCGGGTCCGCTCGTTCGCTTTCCGTTTGGTGATCGCCGGTATCCTTTTAATGTATATCGGATTATTGTTGAAAGACTATCCGTTCCTCATGGTCCTTTTTATGCTGTTAGGCCTGTTGTCCGTCATGGGCAGCACCTTGGTTTATTTAAGGATCGGCCTCCTTTCCGTCCAAGCCGAACAAGTCATTTGCCCTTCTTGCGGGAAAAGGACGAAGATGCTGGGCAGGGTGGATCTGTGCATGTTTTGCGGGGAGGCGCTGACTTTGGATCCGGAACTGGAAGGAAAAGAATTCGACGAAAGCTACAATAAAAGAAGACCGAAAAAAGCGGGGAAAAACGCCTCCGAACGGGAGCTTGAAAAAAGCGAAACGTAG
- the perR gene encoding peroxide-responsive transcriptional repressor PerR: protein MAGNQLKEALETLKESGIRITPQRHAILEYLINSMSHPTADEIYKALEGKFPNMSVATVYNNLRVFREAGLVKELTYGDSSSRFDFATSDHYHAICEKCGKIVDFHYPSLNEVEQFAAHVTNFKVSHHRLEIYGLCEDCAKKEGH from the coding sequence GTGGCTGGCAACCAACTGAAAGAAGCGCTGGAGACGCTCAAAGAGTCCGGCATCCGCATAACTCCGCAGCGTCATGCGATACTGGAATATTTGATCAATTCCATGTCCCACCCGACCGCTGATGAAATATATAAAGCGCTGGAAGGAAAATTTCCGAATATGAGTGTCGCGACGGTCTACAACAACCTGCGGGTCTTCCGCGAAGCGGGTTTGGTGAAAGAACTGACCTACGGGGACTCTTCCAGCCGTTTTGACTTCGCGACGAGCGACCATTATCATGCCATATGCGAAAAATGCGGAAAAATCGTCGATTTCCATTATCCGAGCCTGAATGAAGTGGAACAATTTGCCGCCCATGTCACGAATTTCAAAGTCAGCCATCATCGATTGGAAATATACGGACTTTGCGAGGACTGCGCCAAAAAGGAAGGCCACTGA
- a CDS encoding cob(I)yrinic acid a,c-diamide adenosyltransferase, with protein sequence MKIYTRSGDKGTTSLVYGVRVAKNDPKVEAYGTCDEANSLIGLSASFLRDASFPEKEKFLAEIRQIQTKLFHVGSELSTPEGKKVHWPIQKEDVENLEKWIDEWDKKLAPLTNFILPGGHPAGAALHAARTIVRRAERCAVALENVNPQVLAYLNRLSDYLFVAARFVNQAFGVKEDVLHSESS encoded by the coding sequence ATGAAAATCTACACGCGGTCCGGAGATAAGGGAACCACGTCCCTCGTTTACGGGGTGCGGGTGGCGAAAAACGATCCGAAAGTGGAGGCTTATGGGACTTGCGATGAAGCGAATTCCTTGATCGGGTTGTCCGCCAGTTTTTTGCGCGACGCTTCTTTTCCGGAAAAGGAAAAGTTCTTGGCGGAAATCCGCCAAATCCAGACGAAGCTGTTCCACGTCGGTTCGGAACTTTCCACGCCCGAGGGAAAGAAAGTGCATTGGCCGATTCAAAAGGAAGATGTGGAAAACTTGGAAAAATGGATCGATGAATGGGACAAAAAGCTGGCGCCGCTGACCAATTTTATTTTGCCCGGCGGCCATCCGGCGGGAGCGGCCCTCCATGCCGCCCGCACGATCGTCAGGCGCGCCGAGCGTTGCGCCGTCGCCCTGGAGAATGTCAATCCGCAAGTCCTGGCCTATTTAAACCGCCTGTCCGATTATCTTTTTGTCGCGGCAAGATTTGTAAATCAGGCTTTTGGGGTCAAGGAAGACGTGCTGCACAGCGAATCGTCATGA
- the bcp gene encoding thioredoxin-dependent thiol peroxidase — translation MESLTGKKAPDFEALATNGEKVKLSDFRGKYVVLYFYPKDMTPGCTAEACDFRDHYQDFSDLNAVILGVSGDSLRSHQKFAEKHRLPFLLLTDEDHEIAKAYGVWKPKKMFGREFFGTERSTFIIDKEGNVAKEWRKVQVNGHVEQALEWIRGHAGK, via the coding sequence ATGGAATCCTTAACAGGAAAAAAAGCCCCTGATTTTGAAGCCCTCGCCACGAACGGGGAAAAGGTGAAGTTATCCGATTTCCGAGGAAAATATGTCGTCCTGTATTTCTATCCGAAGGATATGACCCCGGGATGTACGGCGGAAGCATGCGATTTCAGGGATCATTACCAGGATTTTTCCGATCTGAACGCGGTCATCCTGGGGGTGAGCGGCGATTCCCTCCGGTCCCATCAAAAATTTGCCGAAAAACACCGGCTGCCTTTCTTGCTGCTGACCGATGAGGACCATGAAATCGCCAAAGCTTACGGGGTGTGGAAGCCGAAGAAGATGTTCGGCAGGGAGTTCTTCGGAACGGAACGCTCCACATTCATTATCGATAAGGAAGGAAATGTGGCGAAGGAGTGGCGGAAAGTTCAGGTAAACGGCCATGTGGAACAGGCATTGGAATGGATTCGCGGACATGCCGGCAAGTGA
- a CDS encoding ion channel encodes MIPFLFLFLVILCIGMSLRTLFLPEAMIDKFLTWRSFVYLLFMYVTAVIGFGLIYFLLMQNGYAVLAETGTKAGEPEGLDLLFTCVYFSGITMFSIGYGDVVPLGIGRLVAVIEGLLGYAISASFVFRTVADIRKRRSLG; translated from the coding sequence ATGATCCCGTTCCTGTTTTTGTTTTTGGTGATCCTTTGCATCGGCATGAGTTTGCGCACCCTTTTTCTCCCGGAAGCCATGATCGATAAATTTTTGACGTGGCGGAGTTTTGTATATTTGCTGTTCATGTATGTCACGGCGGTGATCGGCTTCGGACTCATCTATTTTCTCCTGATGCAAAACGGTTATGCCGTCCTGGCGGAAACCGGGACGAAGGCCGGCGAACCGGAAGGGTTGGACTTGCTGTTTACGTGCGTGTATTTTAGCGGCATTACGATGTTTTCCATCGGTTACGGGGATGTGGTGCCCTTGGGGATCGGGCGCCTGGTCGCAGTCATCGAAGGATTGCTCGGATACGCGATCTCCGCCTCCTTTGTCTTCCGGACGGTGGCCGACATCAGGAAGCGGCGGAGCCTGGGATGA
- a CDS encoding FUSC family protein produces the protein MKLGARILKTGTAIVLALFLAELLKLPSPVFAGIAAIFAVQPSIYRSYLTIVEQIQGNIIGALCAILFYQLFGNHFVIIGLAAIIAIIIHLRLKIENTISLSLVTLVAIMVAPEDDFYSFAFIRFITILLGILSAFLINLALLPPKYETKLFKSIMEITGEVIKWIRISIYQASDHVELKNDIERIKERLIRLDQIFLFYKEERNFLRKHRYAKMRKVVLYRHMIATVRASLNVLKKLHQYENDLSLLPGHFTEKLKGCIEQLTISHEQILIRYTGKAKMKHEEKIGELDSMKQNLLRLHLQYLKEEGDEQAAYHILQMMAAVMEYNEHLLHLEKLINSLQSFHKEEGHVRLAEPDPQ, from the coding sequence ATGAAACTTGGCGCTCGTATTTTAAAAACCGGAACGGCCATTGTGCTGGCATTATTCCTTGCCGAACTGTTAAAACTGCCGTCGCCCGTTTTCGCGGGGATCGCGGCCATATTCGCGGTTCAGCCTTCCATCTACCGGTCGTATTTGACGATCGTGGAACAGATCCAAGGAAATATCATCGGCGCATTATGCGCGATTTTGTTCTATCAGCTCTTCGGCAATCATTTCGTCATCATCGGTCTCGCCGCCATCATCGCCATCATTATCCATTTGCGGTTGAAGATCGAAAATACGATCTCCCTGTCCCTGGTTACCTTGGTGGCCATCATGGTCGCCCCGGAAGACGATTTTTACTCATTCGCCTTCATCCGGTTTATCACCATCCTTTTGGGGATCTTGTCGGCGTTCCTGATCAACCTTGCGCTCCTTCCGCCGAAATATGAAACAAAACTTTTCAAGTCGATTATGGAAATAACCGGAGAAGTGATTAAATGGATCCGGATAAGCATTTATCAGGCATCCGATCATGTGGAGCTGAAAAATGATATCGAACGGATCAAAGAACGGTTGATCCGGCTCGATCAAATTTTCTTATTTTATAAGGAGGAACGGAATTTTTTACGAAAGCACCGCTACGCCAAAATGCGGAAAGTGGTTCTCTACCGGCACATGATCGCAACGGTCCGGGCCTCCCTCAACGTGCTGAAAAAACTGCATCAATATGAAAATGATTTAAGCCTCTTGCCGGGCCATTTTACGGAAAAATTGAAGGGCTGCATCGAACAGCTGACGATCAGCCATGAACAAATCCTGATCCGTTATACGGGAAAGGCGAAAATGAAACATGAAGAAAAAATCGGCGAGCTCGATTCGATGAAACAAAACCTGCTGAGGCTCCATCTGCAATATTTGAAGGAAGAAGGGGACGAACAGGCGGCCTATCACATTTTGCAGATGATGGCGGCCGTGATGGAATACAATGAACATCTTCTTCATTTGGAAAAGCTGATCAACAGCCTGCAATCGTTCCATAAAGAGGAGGGGCATGTCCGATTGGCGGAGCCCGATCCCCAATAA
- the ntdP gene encoding nucleoside tri-diphosphate phosphatase, with the protein MTIPAAGTTIEIHSYKHNGQIHRIWKETIVLKGTKMEIIGGNDHTAVTESNGKTWITREPAICYFHARHWFNVIGMLREDGIYYYCNISSPFVIDDEALKYIDYDLDIKVYPDMTYVLLDEDEYEEHKRSMGYPKIIDQILKNNISTLTYWIRQKKGPFAPDFVDTWYERYLKYRKY; encoded by the coding sequence ATGACGATACCAGCTGCCGGAACGACGATTGAAATCCACAGTTACAAGCATAACGGCCAAATCCATCGCATTTGGAAAGAAACGATCGTTCTGAAAGGAACGAAAATGGAAATCATCGGCGGCAACGACCATACGGCGGTGACCGAATCCAACGGCAAAACCTGGATCACCAGGGAGCCGGCCATCTGTTATTTCCATGCCCGGCATTGGTTCAATGTGATCGGGATGCTGAGGGAAGACGGCATCTATTATTATTGCAATATCAGTTCCCCCTTTGTCATCGACGATGAAGCGTTGAAATACATCGATTACGACTTGGATATTAAAGTATATCCCGACATGACCTACGTCCTCCTCGACGAAGACGAATACGAGGAGCATAAGCGGAGCATGGGTTACCCGAAAATTATCGATCAAATATTAAAAAACAACATCTCCACGCTCACCTATTGGATCCGCCAGAAAAAAGGCCCCTTTGCCCCCGATTTTGTCGATACCTGGTACGAACGGTATTTGAAATACCGCAAATATTGA
- a CDS encoding gamma-type small acid-soluble spore protein codes for MAKKSQAGTDVQKVRQQNAQSSKGQYGTEFAAETDAQQVKKQNQQSETKKQKNS; via the coding sequence ATGGCTAAGAAATCCCAAGCTGGCACGGACGTTCAAAAAGTAAGACAGCAAAACGCCCAATCTTCCAAAGGGCAATACGGGACGGAATTTGCCGCTGAAACCGATGCCCAACAAGTAAAGAAGCAAAATCAACAGTCGGAAACGAAAAAGCAAAAAAATTCGTAA
- the fabL gene encoding enoyl-[acyl-carrier-protein] reductase FabL, translating into MENKVALVTGGSRGIGRKTALRLAKAGYDLVINYARNEKAAMAVKEEIEQMGRRALTVKANIGETEKIREMFRAVDEFFGRLDVLINNAASGVLRPAMELKENHWDWTMNINSKGMLFCSLEAAKRMEKNGGGKIVSVTSIGSIRYLDNYTLIGASKAAVESLTRYLAVELAPKNIAVNAVSGGAVDTDALKHFPNREALLEDARNRTPAGRMVEADDIVNVIMFLLSDEASMIRGQTIVVDGGRSLLI; encoded by the coding sequence GTGGAGAACAAGGTGGCATTGGTCACGGGCGGAAGCCGGGGGATCGGCCGAAAAACGGCCCTCCGCCTGGCAAAGGCGGGCTACGATTTGGTGATCAATTACGCGAGGAATGAAAAGGCGGCCATGGCGGTCAAGGAAGAGATCGAGCAAATGGGAAGAAGGGCGTTGACCGTCAAGGCGAACATCGGGGAGACGGAGAAGATCAGGGAGATGTTCCGGGCCGTCGATGAATTTTTCGGCCGGCTGGACGTCCTCATCAACAACGCCGCCTCCGGGGTTTTGCGGCCCGCCATGGAACTGAAGGAGAACCATTGGGACTGGACGATGAACATCAACAGCAAAGGGATGCTGTTTTGTTCGCTGGAAGCGGCAAAACGGATGGAGAAAAACGGAGGGGGAAAGATCGTCAGCGTCACTTCGATCGGCTCGATTCGCTATTTGGACAATTATACGCTCATCGGCGCCTCCAAAGCCGCCGTTGAATCGTTGACGAGGTATTTGGCGGTGGAGCTGGCACCGAAAAACATCGCCGTCAATGCGGTTTCCGGAGGCGCCGTCGATACGGACGCCTTAAAACATTTTCCGAACCGGGAGGCGCTGCTTGAGGACGCGAGGAACAGGACCCCGGCCGGAAGGATGGTGGAAGCGGACGACATCGTGAACGTCATCATGTTTTTGCTGTCCGATGAAGCGTCGATGATCCGCGGGCAGACCATCGTCGTCGACGGGGGAAGGTCGCTTCTGATTTAA